One Kushneria konosiri genomic window, TTCAGCAGGAGGTGCTGGACCTGGTACATCCGGCCCGGCGCGCCGAAGAGGCGGGCGACAAGCGCCTGGTTCAGCCGGAGGATCGCTCGCTTGCCTTTACGCGTGCCCATTCACCGCTGCGGGAAGTCGAGATTCTTCATGATCAGATGCTGGATGCCTTCGACCGGGATTCGGACCTTCGCCCGCGGGACATGGTCGTGCTGGTGCCGGACATTGAACGTTATGCCCCGCTGATCGACGCCGTGTTCGGCCAGATTCCACGTGATGACGCCCGCTATATCCCCTATACCGTCTCCGACCGGATTGCCTCGGGTGCAAGTCCCCTGATGAGTGCGGCGCTGTCACTGCTGGAGCTGCCCGAGCGGCGTTTGGGCGTCGGCGAGGTGCTCGACTGGTTGGAGGTGCCGGCCTTTCGGCGGCGTTTCAACATCGAGGAAGAGGAGCTTGAAAGGCTGGCACAGTGGCTGGCTGGTAGCGGCGTGCGCTGGGGACTCGATGGTGAGCATCGCGATACGCTGGACCTGCCGGGGCTTTCGGAAAATACCTGGCAGTTCGGGCTGGATCGCATGATGCTTGGGTTCGCCATCGGCGAGGGCAGCTTCGACGACATCCAGGCCTATGATGAGATCGGCGGTCTGGAGGCCGATCTGGCCGGCCGTCTGGCCGAGTTGATGATGCGCCTTAAATACTGGTATCAACATCTCAGGACGCCTGTGGACATCGATGACTGGGTGGCGCGCCTGGAAGAGATGCTCGAGGCGCTCTTTGCCCCCATTGAGCAGGACGATTTCGATATTCTTGAGCGCCTTTCCAGAGCTGCCCGCACGCTGGCCGAGGAGGGCGAATGCGCCGAGTTTGGCGAGGTGCTGCCGCTGGCGGTGTTTCGCGAGGCGCTGACCGACCGGCTGGATGAGGGCGGTCTGGCTCAGCGCTTTCTGGCCGGGCGGGTCAACTTTGCAACGCTCATGCCCATGCGCGCCATTCCATTTCGCCATACCTGGCTTTTAGGAATGAACGACGGCGACTACCCGCGGGTGCGGCTGCCGCAGGACTTTGACCTGATGGCCACCCGTCACCGCAGCGGCGATCGTTCACGTCGCGATGATGACCGTTACCTGATGCTGGAGGCGATGCTGGCCACACGTGAGGCGCTGACCATCTCCTGGGTCGGGCGCGATCAACGTGACAACAGCGAACGCGCGCCCTCGATTCTGGTCAGCGAGCTGCTCGATACGCTGTCGATGGGCTGGCGCGTCGAAACAGACGATAACGAGGCGGCGCTGTTCGAGCGCCTGATCACGACCCATCCGCTGCAGCCCTTCGCACGAGCCTATTTCGACCCGGACCGGGAAGCAGATCCCACCGGGCGACTGTTCACCTTCGAGCGAGGCTGGGAGAGCGTGCATCACCCCGCACCGGCCAGGGCCATCGAGCCGCTGATGGCGGCGACACCGCCTGAGGAGGCGGCAGGCCTTGATGATCTGGAGCGGCTTTTGAGGCGGCCCTGGTCGATCTGTACGGCCGGGCGGCTGGGTATTCATTTTCATCCTGTTGCCGTGGTGGAAGAAGATGCCGAGCCCTTCGCGCTGGACGGGCTTGAGCATTTCAGCTTCAAAAGGCACCTGCTGGAAGGAGCCTGCCGCGAACGCGATCTGGGCGAGATGATGGAGGAAGCGCGCCGCAAGGGCATGCTGCCGGCGCTGGGCTTCGGCGAACGGCTGGCGGAGGAGTTGATCAAGCCCCTGAGACAACAGCTTGGCCAGTGGCACGAATTGACAGATGGCCTGACACCGGTCGAGGCCATACGCGTTGAGATGATCAATGACGCTGGCAAGGCCGTGTTGTCCGATCGCATCGATGGTCTATGGCGCGACGAGGCCGGCGGGCTTCATCATTGTGTGCTGGCGCCGGCCCACTTTGGCCACTTCCGCCGGGACCGAAGTGGACGGCTGACGCAGTACGGCAAGCCGCATCGACTGATCCGCGCCTGGCTTGAGCATCTGGCGCTTGCCGGGATGGGGGAGCGTGTCGTGACCATGGTGCTCTTTGAAGACCGCGAACTGGTATTTGAAGCGGTCTCGTTCGAGCAGGCGCAGGACACGCTCTGCTCGCTGTGCCAGCAGTGGCGCCAGGCCGGCGACGCTCCTTTGCCCACGGCACTGGAGCCGGCCATGGAGTACTTTGCCGGCTGGCCCCGATACGTTGATGAGACTTGCGAAAGCGAATATCGCGAAGCGGGGCTTGGCCGGGCGCAGGCCTGCCATGAAGAGGCTCGTTTTAACGGTCCGGCACCTCTGCGTGAGCGCGAACCCATGATGGGGGAGCTCTGGCCACGCTTTGACGATCTTTATGAGGCCGGTTTCGAAGCCGCCACCCGGGCGCTGTATACGCCTTTCATGAGCGCACTGGCTGCGCTGGTGGATGGCAGCCCCGCAAATGAGTCGGAGGCTTAAAGCCCCAGCTGATTGAGCCCCGGATGATCCTGCGGGCGCGGGCCGGGTGCGGGCCAGCGGAAGCGACGCTCATCGGCTTCGATGGGAATCTCGTTGATGCTGGCTTCGCGACGCACCATCAGGCCGTGCTCGTTGAATTCCCACATCTCGTTGCCGTAGGCGCGATACCACTGATCGGAGCGGTCGCGCCACTCGTACTGAAAGCGCACGCCGATGGTGTTGTCGGTAAAGGCCCAGAGCTCCTTGCAGAGCCGGTA contains:
- the recC gene encoding exodeoxyribonuclease V subunit gamma is translated as MFTVLHANHLEDLRDLATALSERDPLGPLEDETFLVQSNGMAQWLQLCLAQHHGVAASLDFPLPSSFVWRAYRAVLGDDIPKRSPFDKGPMTWRLMRLLPRLLRQGEFAPLAHYLDDEITLDDQIDGVVPCGERKSYQLASRLADLFDQYLVYRPDWMAAWAKGEKAPFDMAPVDHWQPVLWRALLEDASDQARRHHRAALHDQFLVQARALTSVPKELPRRLFVFGISALPFQLLEALHALSGVMDIVLMVANPCRFYWGDIVADREALRAQLRRDSHRQRHQDAPTLEGLDGETLHLSANPLLAGWGAQGRDFIEALYDFEADNAFDMEHDIFRDPQSEANPSLLHQLQQEVLDLVHPARRAEEAGDKRLVQPEDRSLAFTRAHSPLREVEILHDQMLDAFDRDSDLRPRDMVVLVPDIERYAPLIDAVFGQIPRDDARYIPYTVSDRIASGASPLMSAALSLLELPERRLGVGEVLDWLEVPAFRRRFNIEEEELERLAQWLAGSGVRWGLDGEHRDTLDLPGLSENTWQFGLDRMMLGFAIGEGSFDDIQAYDEIGGLEADLAGRLAELMMRLKYWYQHLRTPVDIDDWVARLEEMLEALFAPIEQDDFDILERLSRAARTLAEEGECAEFGEVLPLAVFREALTDRLDEGGLAQRFLAGRVNFATLMPMRAIPFRHTWLLGMNDGDYPRVRLPQDFDLMATRHRSGDRSRRDDDRYLMLEAMLATREALTISWVGRDQRDNSERAPSILVSELLDTLSMGWRVETDDNEAALFERLITTHPLQPFARAYFDPDREADPTGRLFTFERGWESVHHPAPARAIEPLMAATPPEEAAGLDDLERLLRRPWSICTAGRLGIHFHPVAVVEEDAEPFALDGLEHFSFKRHLLEGACRERDLGEMMEEARRKGMLPALGFGERLAEELIKPLRQQLGQWHELTDGLTPVEAIRVEMINDAGKAVLSDRIDGLWRDEAGGLHHCVLAPAHFGHFRRDRSGRLTQYGKPHRLIRAWLEHLALAGMGERVVTMVLFEDRELVFEAVSFEQAQDTLCSLCQQWRQAGDAPLPTALEPAMEYFAGWPRYVDETCESEYREAGLGRAQACHEEARFNGPAPLREREPMMGELWPRFDDLYEAGFEAATRALYTPFMSALAALVDGSPANESEA
- a CDS encoding DUF1348 family protein → MESRPPLPPFDMDSARAKVRAAEDAWNTRQPERVAGAYSEDSRWRNRTEFFQGREAITAFLHRKWQRELDYRLCKELWAFTDNTIGVRFQYEWRDRSDQWYRAYGNEMWEFNEHGLMVRREASINEIPIEADERRFRWPAPGPRPQDHPGLNQLGL